The following are encoded in a window of Solidesulfovibrio magneticus RS-1 genomic DNA:
- a CDS encoding DNA polymerase III subunit delta', whose amino-acid sequence MLAATDSLPYGVAPRQAQVLAGLDSLARAMPQALILEGGTADERAAMAMWLAARLNCGAHQPPCGVCPVCIQIRDFVFKDLLYFDGGLETIKVADMREVRALVGEPPRGAGWRVVILAQAQALTDEAANALLKAMEEPRPGNAFVLLTPQRERLFPTLVSRSFVLTLAWPDASRPLPAGGEDDPWPIIDALYAFWRSGRGWFTGVKGRPSRLIAERVLTELARELAACLAGRTDTPLAGRLAACGEPDVPRRLDLLLAECQEALVAQVNPAVVLDRLATRVYLWLRG is encoded by the coding sequence ATGCTAGCTGCCACTGATTCGTTGCCTTACGGCGTCGCGCCGCGCCAGGCCCAGGTCCTGGCCGGCCTGGACTCCCTGGCCCGGGCCATGCCCCAGGCGCTCATCCTCGAAGGCGGCACGGCCGACGAACGCGCGGCCATGGCCATGTGGCTGGCGGCGCGTCTCAACTGCGGCGCGCACCAGCCGCCCTGCGGCGTCTGCCCCGTCTGCATCCAGATCCGCGACTTCGTGTTCAAGGATTTGCTCTATTTCGACGGCGGCCTGGAAACCATCAAGGTGGCCGACATGCGCGAGGTGCGCGCGCTTGTCGGCGAACCGCCGCGCGGAGCCGGCTGGCGGGTGGTCATCCTGGCCCAGGCCCAGGCCCTCACCGACGAGGCCGCCAACGCGCTGTTAAAGGCCATGGAGGAACCCAGGCCCGGCAACGCCTTCGTGCTGCTGACTCCCCAGCGCGAGCGGCTTTTTCCCACCCTGGTGTCGCGCTCCTTCGTCCTGACCCTGGCCTGGCCCGACGCTTCCCGGCCGCTGCCGGCCGGCGGCGAGGACGATCCCTGGCCCATCATCGACGCCCTCTACGCCTTCTGGCGCTCGGGACGGGGCTGGTTCACCGGCGTCAAGGGCCGGCCGTCGCGGCTGATCGCCGAACGGGTCCTGACCGAACTGGCCCGGGAGCTGGCCGCCTGCCTGGCCGGCCGGACCGACACGCCCCTGGCCGGCCGGCTTGCCGCCTGCGGCGAACCCGACGTGCCCCGCCGCCTCGATCTGCTCTTGGCCGAATGCCAGGAGGCGCTGGTTGCCCAGGTAAACCCGGCCGTGGTCCTGGATAGACTGGCCACCCGCGTTTATCTGTGGCTTCGCGGGTAG
- the cysC gene encoding adenylyl-sulfate kinase — translation MQRHAQNLLVHHRRAGELRQESAGFPSHALRQDQLLGLELLLTGALYPLTGYLSREAVQSILETLRLPTGELVPMPASLDIPAELGRGLSPGDKLALRDPEGFMLAVLTVADAWPDDPARHALALFGARTLAEHPAAAEYAATLHPWRVAGEVEGVALPQHPDFTDLRLSPAALLEGFARRGWRAVLACQFAGILTEPDRAAFEAAAAAAGARLLLLHTVGDAMTGGPGHFAAVRCARLTAAALPKNAAQLALLPMPSLAAGPRQALFEALVQVNLGASHVLARPGYADPFPGNGSRYYPEQAAPELLRAHAAEAGYTVVEAPAMAYAPSQGRFLPAASLAPGEAAPTLDQENIRRRLAFDQDIPASTLLPDVAAELRRAFPPRSRQGLALFMTGLSGAGKSTLAKLLYVALMELASRPVSLLDGDIVRRHLSSELTFSKQHRNLNIARIGFVASEIAKNGGIAICAPIAPYAAGRQAARDLVAPHGGFIEIHVATPLAVCEQRDRKGLYAKARAGLVTGVTGLDDPYEVPENPEIRLDTTDIDPSEAAQEVLLYLEREGYLG, via the coding sequence ATGCAACGTCACGCCCAGAATCTGCTGGTCCACCACCGCCGGGCCGGGGAACTCCGCCAGGAATCCGCCGGCTTCCCCTCCCATGCCCTGCGCCAGGACCAGCTTCTTGGCCTCGAATTGCTCCTGACCGGGGCGCTCTATCCTCTGACCGGCTACCTGAGCCGCGAGGCCGTCCAGAGTATCCTGGAAACCCTGCGCCTACCCACCGGCGAACTTGTCCCCATGCCGGCCAGCCTCGACATCCCGGCTGAACTCGGACGCGGGCTGTCCCCCGGCGACAAGCTCGCCCTGCGCGATCCCGAAGGCTTCATGCTGGCCGTGCTCACCGTGGCCGACGCCTGGCCCGACGATCCGGCCCGCCACGCCCTGGCCCTTTTTGGCGCGCGCACCCTGGCCGAACACCCGGCCGCAGCCGAATACGCCGCAACCCTCCATCCCTGGCGCGTGGCCGGCGAGGTGGAAGGCGTGGCTCTGCCCCAACACCCGGACTTCACCGATCTGCGCCTGTCCCCGGCCGCGCTGCTCGAAGGCTTTGCCCGGCGCGGCTGGCGAGCGGTCCTGGCCTGCCAGTTCGCCGGTATACTGACCGAACCAGACCGGGCCGCCTTCGAAGCCGCTGCCGCCGCCGCTGGCGCGCGCCTGCTGTTGTTGCACACCGTGGGCGACGCCATGACCGGTGGTCCTGGCCACTTTGCCGCCGTGCGCTGCGCCCGCCTGACCGCCGCAGCGCTGCCCAAAAACGCCGCCCAGCTGGCGCTTTTGCCCATGCCCAGCCTGGCCGCCGGCCCGCGTCAGGCCCTGTTCGAAGCCCTGGTCCAGGTCAACCTCGGGGCCAGCCACGTCCTGGCCCGCCCCGGCTATGCCGACCCGTTCCCTGGAAACGGCTCCCGGTATTATCCCGAGCAGGCCGCGCCTGAACTCCTGCGCGCCCACGCCGCCGAGGCCGGCTACACCGTGGTCGAGGCTCCGGCCATGGCCTATGCCCCAAGCCAGGGCCGCTTCCTGCCCGCCGCCTCCCTGGCCCCGGGCGAGGCCGCCCCGACCCTGGACCAGGAAAATATCCGCCGCCGTCTGGCCTTTGACCAGGATATCCCGGCCAGTACGCTGCTCCCGGACGTTGCCGCCGAACTGCGGCGGGCCTTTCCGCCCCGCTCCCGCCAAGGGCTGGCGCTTTTTATGACCGGCCTGTCCGGAGCCGGCAAATCCACCCTGGCCAAACTGCTCTATGTCGCCCTCATGGAACTGGCCAGCCGCCCGGTCTCGCTCCTGGACGGCGACATCGTGCGCCGTCATCTGTCAAGCGAGCTCACCTTTTCCAAGCAGCACCGGAACTTGAACATCGCCCGCATCGGGTTTGTGGCCAGCGAGATCGCCAAAAACGGCGGCATCGCCATCTGCGCCCCCATCGCGCCCTACGCCGCCGGACGTCAGGCCGCCCGCGACCTCGTCGCCCCCCACGGCGGCTTCATCGAGATCCACGTGGCCACGCCCCTGGCCGTGTGCGAGCAGCGCGACCGTAAAGGACTCTACGCCAAGGCCCGGGCCGGCCTCGTCACCGGCGTCACCGGCCTCGACGATCCCTACGAGGTTCCGGAAAATCCCGAAATCCGCCTCGACACCACCGACATCGATCCCTCCGAGGCCGCCCAGGAAGTGCTCCTCTACCTTGAACGCGAAGGCTATCTGGGCTAA
- a CDS encoding chemotaxis protein CheD: MQGLLERFPDHQTAFLNVAQGILVNKPTLAHTVLGSCVSVTFFAPRQGLSAIFHALLPRAADYRLHSPGDTPYKFVDMAIRTLVARMARRGVACSEIECKVFGGASALFAEEISVGRKNVETAFATLSDLGLRVAASNVGGMAGRKIVFSTSTGEIFVRMLNNGAAK, translated from the coding sequence ATGCAAGGCCTTCTAGAGCGTTTCCCGGACCACCAGACGGCTTTTTTAAATGTCGCCCAGGGCATCCTGGTCAACAAGCCCACCCTGGCCCACACCGTGCTTGGCTCCTGCGTCTCGGTCACCTTTTTCGCCCCGCGCCAAGGCCTTTCCGCCATCTTCCACGCCCTGCTGCCCCGAGCCGCCGACTACCGCCTGCACAGCCCGGGCGACACGCCCTACAAGTTCGTGGACATGGCCATAAGGACCCTGGTCGCCCGAATGGCCCGGCGCGGGGTGGCCTGCTCCGAGATCGAATGCAAGGTCTTCGGCGGGGCCAGCGCGCTTTTTGCCGAGGAAATCTCGGTTGGCCGCAAAAACGTGGAAACGGCTTTCGCCACCCTGTCCGACCTGGGCCTGCGCGTGGCCGCTTCCAACGTCGGCGGCATGGCCGGGCGCAAAATCGTCTTTTCGACGTCCACGGGGGAAATTTTCGTCCGTATGCTCAATAACGGGGCCGCCAAATGA
- a CDS encoding response regulator: MPRALIVDDSRYQRHLIIQALGSLFTAEEAANGKEAIARFAAAQAAGTPFDLVVMDILMPVLSGHEGLAGIRRLEESAGIPEEQRVPAVMLSSLDDPANMLRAQFESGAQAYVTKPFEPATLLETLASLGLVDNPLGDLDEAGPEGPSPCKAF; the protein is encoded by the coding sequence ATGCCCCGCGCCCTTATCGTCGACGACAGCCGGTACCAGCGCCATCTCATCATCCAGGCCCTGGGCAGCCTTTTCACCGCCGAGGAAGCCGCCAACGGCAAGGAAGCCATCGCCCGCTTCGCCGCCGCCCAGGCCGCCGGCACGCCCTTTGATCTGGTGGTCATGGACATCCTCATGCCGGTTTTAAGCGGCCACGAAGGGCTGGCCGGCATCCGCCGCCTGGAAGAGTCCGCCGGCATTCCCGAAGAACAGCGCGTGCCCGCCGTCATGCTCTCCAGCCTCGACGATCCGGCCAACATGCTGCGCGCCCAGTTCGAATCCGGGGCCCAGGCCTACGTCACCAAGCCCTTCGAGCCGGCCACCCTGCTGGAAACCCTGGCCAGCCTCGGCCTCGTCGACAATCCCCTGGGCGACCTCGACGAAGCCGGCCCGGAAGGACCCTCCCCATGCAAGGCCTTCTAG
- a CDS encoding chemotaxis protein CheA encodes MADDDTLYELFAESCLEQLRGIETAILDLESAPAGELAGRVDAIFRAAHTIKGDAGAIGAANLAALAHGAESVLELMRRDGRPADRQFVGELLGAFDDMRAMAENARNDASRDIAERLARLAALVQNTPSAAEQPAESGAEPEAEPEAEVDTDKAPGPAWADERIRKLAIPALELDVLVDRVGELGIAQARLSGLALRRADLELRGVAEEVERLSALLRDQVLGLRLLPIKVSFPKYRRLVRDACASLGKDAALVMEGENTKLDKAVIEQLNAPCIHLLRNAVDHGVEPAEVRAALGKPRQGTVTLSARQEGSDVVIAVRDDGGGIDGRKLWAKAVAAGRIDAGRPFDPAAALELIFLPGLSTAEAVSDVSGRGVGMDAVREAIAALRGRLDVQSAPGAGSTFTIRLPVSLAIIDCLEVRCAGEAYYLHLDYVEECLELPATAALAGTTGIMELRGLPMPLLSLRRFFDLDRVEAHTPHVVTVRRDGGRAGLVVDAVIGRKQAVLKHLGRALGRVEGVLGGTVTEAGDMALVLDVPGLLAAAKRQHDADNH; translated from the coding sequence ATGGCCGACGACGACACCCTCTACGAACTTTTTGCCGAAAGCTGCCTGGAGCAGCTGCGCGGCATCGAAACGGCCATCCTCGACCTGGAGTCCGCTCCGGCCGGCGAATTGGCCGGCCGGGTGGACGCCATCTTCCGGGCCGCCCACACCATAAAGGGCGACGCCGGAGCCATCGGCGCGGCCAATCTCGCCGCCCTGGCCCATGGGGCCGAATCCGTGCTGGAACTCATGCGCCGGGACGGACGGCCGGCCGACCGCCAGTTCGTGGGTGAACTGCTCGGGGCCTTCGACGACATGCGGGCCATGGCCGAAAACGCCCGAAACGACGCCTCCCGTGACATTGCCGAGCGTCTGGCCCGGCTGGCCGCCCTGGTCCAAAACACGCCGTCCGCCGCCGAACAGCCTGCCGAGTCAGGTGCCGAACCCGAGGCCGAGCCGGAAGCCGAGGTCGACACCGACAAAGCTCCGGGGCCGGCCTGGGCCGATGAACGCATCCGCAAGCTGGCCATTCCGGCCCTGGAACTCGACGTGCTGGTGGATCGCGTAGGCGAACTCGGCATCGCCCAGGCCCGGCTCTCCGGCCTGGCCCTGCGCCGGGCCGACCTGGAACTTCGGGGCGTGGCCGAGGAGGTCGAACGGCTCTCGGCCCTGCTGCGCGACCAGGTGCTGGGGCTGCGACTGCTGCCCATCAAGGTGAGCTTTCCCAAGTACCGCCGGCTGGTGCGCGACGCCTGCGCCAGCCTGGGCAAGGACGCCGCCCTGGTCATGGAAGGCGAGAACACCAAACTCGACAAGGCCGTCATCGAACAGTTAAACGCCCCCTGCATCCACCTGCTGCGAAACGCCGTGGACCACGGCGTCGAACCGGCCGAGGTGCGCGCGGCCCTGGGCAAGCCGCGCCAGGGGACCGTCACCCTGTCGGCCCGCCAGGAAGGCTCCGATGTGGTCATCGCCGTGCGCGACGACGGCGGCGGCATCGACGGCCGCAAGCTCTGGGCCAAGGCCGTGGCCGCCGGCCGCATCGACGCCGGCCGCCCCTTTGACCCGGCCGCCGCCCTGGAACTTATTTTCCTGCCCGGCCTGTCCACGGCCGAGGCCGTAAGCGACGTCTCGGGCCGGGGCGTGGGCATGGACGCCGTGCGCGAGGCCATCGCCGCCCTGCGCGGCCGCCTGGACGTCCAAAGCGCTCCGGGCGCGGGCAGCACCTTCACCATCCGCCTGCCCGTGTCCCTGGCCATCATCGACTGCCTGGAAGTCCGCTGCGCCGGCGAGGCCTACTACCTCCACCTGGACTACGTGGAGGAATGCCTGGAGCTGCCGGCGACGGCCGCCCTGGCCGGAACCACGGGTATCATGGAACTGCGCGGCCTCCCCATGCCGCTGTTGTCCCTGCGCCGCTTTTTCGACCTCGACCGGGTCGAGGCCCACACGCCCCACGTGGTCACCGTGCGCCGCGACGGCGGCCGGGCCGGTCTGGTGGTGGACGCCGTCATCGGCCGCAAACAGGCCGTGCTCAAGCACCTTGGCCGAGCCCTGGGCCGGGTCGAGGGCGTCCTTGGCGGCACCGTCACCGAGGCCGGCGACATGGCCCTGGTCCTGGACGTGCCGGGACTGCTGGCCGCCGCCAAGCGGCAACACGACGCCGACAACCATTAA
- a CDS encoding alkaline phosphatase family protein, with product MSLTAKRVVVIGWDGATFDVAKPLMAQGRMPHLAALLARGVHAPLCSTVPPVTPVAWTSFATGASPGRHGVCDALTLDPRTHEVRFVSAAQRRLPPIWRILSDRGRPAGAANVPVTWPPDPVDGFVIPGMFTPSHVEDFTYPPEIRREVEAKFGTCRESPMLDPDPAKYLANLLAGVDARCELTLWLMARRQLDYFCSVFMESDRVQHFFWGYRDPAHPRHAELGQAIEQVYERLDLALGRIVAAAGPDAAVAIVSDHGAGPLKRAIFLNRWLMDQGLLVLSGDLARTLAGRRPPSGLRRLVAAAAKAVLPASVVEARRKARSAEHARINNLFSSIVDWERSACVSEGIAGGIFFNEAVVSPADRPALVARLKEGLAAIVDPETGAYPFSAVYAREELYQGEGTPNAPDVVTLCGPGYQVLVPHEIALYAQDAPTGLFAGHKWSGRHEQYGVFALAGPGIAAGVELADAAMPDVTPTLLHALGEAPTESMDGRVLAGAFTAETLAARPVAGAVAGAAATAPAAPDDAAAAAALAEELSDLGYM from the coding sequence ATGTCCCTGACGGCAAAACGCGTGGTGGTCATCGGCTGGGACGGAGCCACCTTCGATGTGGCCAAGCCGCTCATGGCCCAGGGCCGCATGCCCCATCTGGCCGCCCTGCTGGCCCGGGGCGTCCATGCCCCGCTGTGTTCCACCGTGCCGCCGGTGACGCCCGTGGCCTGGACAAGCTTCGCCACCGGGGCCAGCCCCGGCCGCCACGGCGTCTGCGATGCCCTGACCCTGGACCCCAGGACCCACGAGGTCCGGTTCGTGTCCGCGGCCCAGCGCCGCCTGCCGCCTATCTGGCGCATCCTGTCCGACCGGGGACGGCCGGCCGGCGCGGCCAACGTGCCCGTGACCTGGCCGCCCGATCCCGTGGACGGCTTCGTCATTCCGGGCATGTTCACCCCCAGCCACGTCGAGGACTTCACGTATCCCCCGGAAATCCGCCGCGAGGTCGAAGCGAAATTCGGGACCTGCCGCGAATCGCCCATGCTGGACCCCGATCCGGCCAAGTACCTGGCCAACCTGCTGGCCGGGGTGGACGCCCGTTGCGAGCTGACCTTGTGGCTCATGGCCCGTAGGCAACTCGACTATTTCTGCTCGGTCTTCATGGAATCCGACCGGGTGCAGCATTTCTTCTGGGGCTACCGCGACCCGGCCCATCCCCGCCACGCCGAGCTGGGGCAGGCCATCGAGCAGGTCTACGAGCGCCTGGACCTCGCCCTTGGCCGCATCGTGGCCGCCGCCGGCCCGGACGCCGCCGTGGCCATCGTCTCGGACCACGGGGCCGGGCCGCTTAAGCGCGCCATTTTCCTCAACCGCTGGCTCATGGACCAGGGCCTGCTCGTCCTGTCCGGCGACCTGGCCCGGACCCTGGCCGGCCGGCGGCCGCCCTCGGGACTGCGGCGGCTGGTGGCGGCGGCGGCCAAGGCCGTGCTGCCGGCCTCGGTGGTGGAGGCCCGGCGCAAGGCCCGTTCGGCCGAACACGCCCGCATCAACAACCTCTTTTCCTCCATCGTGGATTGGGAGCGCTCGGCCTGCGTCTCCGAAGGCATCGCCGGCGGCATCTTTTTCAACGAGGCTGTGGTCTCCCCGGCCGACCGGCCGGCCCTGGTCGCCCGCCTCAAGGAAGGCCTGGCCGCCATCGTCGATCCCGAAACCGGAGCGTACCCCTTCTCCGCCGTCTACGCCCGGGAGGAACTCTACCAGGGCGAGGGGACGCCAAACGCCCCGGATGTGGTGACGCTGTGCGGCCCGGGCTATCAGGTGTTGGTGCCCCACGAGATCGCGCTTTACGCCCAGGACGCGCCCACCGGCCTTTTCGCCGGCCACAAATGGAGCGGCCGCCACGAGCAGTACGGCGTCTTCGCCCTGGCCGGGCCGGGCATCGCCGCCGGGGTGGAGCTGGCCGACGCGGCCATGCCCGACGTGACCCCGACCCTGCTCCATGCCCTGGGCGAAGCGCCCACCGAATCCATGGACGGCCGGGTACTGGCCGGGGCCTTTACGGCCGAAACCCTGGCCGCCCGGCCCGTGGCCGGAGCCGTGGCCGGGGCGGCGGCCACGGCTCCGGCCGCTCCCGACGACGCGGCCGCTGCGGCCGCCCTGGCCGAGGAACTCTCCGATCTCGGCTACATGTAG
- a CDS encoding polysaccharide biosynthesis C-terminal domain-containing protein, giving the protein MAAPHVPPASDRRSLGRNFLALAVSRGLQALSGFFVLLAAARLLPVDDFGRLGAVSALAGAAAALTYFGVQQVMIREMACFPATSGAVVGRAILLRAALAVAAGLGLALAGVWSGYDGPLFGLLALAYALELCRSFGMLGCAVFQAHERMGFETPLAALSGLVSIIAVGLALFLGYGVPGVLAGLLAAAALHAALAWRVAARLTTPSFAPDFPALRAMFLASSVVGLGVFFQQNLFRAGTLSLSWWADLPAVADFQAPHEFLLKLEIVPQALMLAVFPALARLAPTDFDTARRLFRLVFRHTLQGMALPACLLAVYAEPACQLLFGGKYAGAAPVMRLLALALPLLALDMLVNNLLVAIGRQRYALYYAGAALVLAFAANAFLVPRYGTMGAAGAALGSYAWLLVFSLRFAARHGYTPLALGPALRTACAVAACLGAASLLRGSPVLGAAAATLAYGAVILGLKGATRRDLAELRQIRQAGRDAARAKESPCP; this is encoded by the coding sequence ATGGCCGCCCCGCATGTCCCCCCAGCTTCCGACCGCCGCTCCCTGGGCCGCAATTTCCTGGCCCTGGCCGTGTCCCGGGGGCTTCAGGCCCTAAGCGGCTTTTTCGTGCTGCTGGCGGCGGCGCGGCTTTTGCCCGTGGACGATTTCGGCCGGCTGGGCGCGGTCAGCGCCCTGGCCGGCGCGGCGGCGGCCCTGACCTATTTCGGCGTGCAGCAGGTGATGATCCGGGAGATGGCCTGCTTCCCGGCCACCTCGGGCGCGGTGGTCGGCCGGGCCATCCTGCTGCGGGCCGCCTTGGCCGTAGCCGCCGGCCTGGGGCTGGCCCTGGCCGGGGTCTGGTCCGGCTACGACGGGCCGCTTTTCGGCCTGCTGGCCCTGGCCTACGCCCTGGAACTGTGCCGGTCCTTCGGGATGCTCGGCTGCGCCGTGTTCCAGGCCCACGAGCGCATGGGCTTCGAAACGCCCCTGGCCGCCCTGTCGGGGCTGGTCTCCATCATCGCCGTGGGACTGGCCCTGTTTTTGGGCTACGGCGTCCCCGGCGTGCTGGCCGGCCTGCTCGCCGCCGCCGCCCTCCATGCCGCCCTGGCCTGGCGGGTGGCCGCGCGGCTCACCACCCCGTCCTTCGCCCCGGACTTCCCGGCCCTTCGGGCCATGTTCCTGGCCTCGTCGGTGGTGGGGCTGGGGGTGTTTTTCCAGCAAAATCTCTTCCGGGCCGGTACGCTGTCCCTGTCGTGGTGGGCCGATCTCCCGGCCGTGGCCGATTTCCAGGCTCCCCACGAGTTTCTCCTCAAGCTCGAAATCGTGCCCCAGGCGCTGATGCTGGCCGTGTTTCCGGCCCTGGCCCGGCTGGCCCCCACGGATTTCGACACGGCCCGCCGGCTGTTCCGGCTGGTCTTCCGCCACACCTTGCAGGGCATGGCCCTGCCGGCCTGCCTGCTGGCCGTCTACGCCGAACCGGCCTGCCAGCTCCTGTTTGGCGGCAAATACGCCGGGGCCGCGCCGGTCATGCGCCTGCTCGCCCTGGCCCTGCCGCTGCTGGCCCTGGACATGCTCGTCAACAACCTGCTTGTGGCCATCGGCCGCCAGCGCTATGCCCTGTATTACGCCGGGGCTGCCCTTGTGCTGGCCTTTGCCGCCAACGCCTTCCTGGTCCCGCGCTACGGGACCATGGGCGCGGCCGGCGCGGCCCTGGGCTCCTACGCCTGGCTGCTGGTCTTTTCGTTGCGCTTCGCCGCCCGCCACGGCTACACGCCCCTGGCCCTGGGGCCGGCCTTGCGCACGGCCTGCGCCGTGGCCGCCTGTCTGGGCGCTGCGTCTTTGCTGCGCGGTTCGCCCGTGCTTGGCGCGGCGGCCGCGACCCTCGCCTACGGCGCGGTGATTCTGGGGCTTAAGGGCGCAACCCGGCGCGACCTCGCCGAACTGCGCCAGATCCGGCAGGCCGGCCGCGACGCCGCCCGTGCCAAGGAGTCGCCATGTCCCTGA
- a CDS encoding efflux RND transporter periplasmic adaptor subunit, with amino-acid sequence MTDMKTLFGLAAALLLAAALPASAETISFQGKAYCPIRYDINWPFSAKSKKAPTQGSGITANVYEMPKEAVEEKSAADLGSDMRRLRIISAPVQIGQHVVEDQVLITYELPLENLMAEKQLVSRAELNGLEHAMSVVQFQLATIQNRQRELENMAGNQAVAVNEVANNARDIENLLLQRDFLEEKLELARQRYDNSVLLSQSKFGKEVDLKNLPRRGYVRAPGDGYILWLNSSLVPGMAFSKQAPLVTIGKLDPIIVRASVHEIAMQKLKAGDPATVIFNAWPGEKFQTTISKVDYVAQPAMLQQPSFYLIELTLPNPDLRIKEGMRCDVVVDLH; translated from the coding sequence ATGACAGATATGAAAACCCTCTTCGGACTGGCCGCGGCGCTGCTTCTGGCGGCGGCCCTTCCGGCCTCGGCCGAGACCATCTCCTTCCAGGGCAAGGCCTACTGCCCCATCCGCTACGACATCAACTGGCCCTTTTCCGCCAAATCCAAGAAGGCCCCGACCCAAGGCAGCGGCATCACAGCCAACGTCTACGAGATGCCCAAGGAAGCCGTCGAGGAAAAATCCGCCGCCGATCTGGGCTCGGACATGCGCCGGCTGCGGATCATCTCGGCTCCGGTCCAGATCGGCCAACACGTGGTGGAAGACCAAGTGCTCATCACCTATGAGTTGCCCCTGGAAAACCTCATGGCCGAAAAGCAGCTCGTGTCGCGGGCCGAACTCAACGGCCTGGAACACGCCATGAGCGTCGTGCAGTTCCAACTTGCCACGATCCAAAACCGCCAGCGAGAGCTGGAAAACATGGCCGGCAACCAGGCCGTGGCCGTCAACGAGGTCGCCAACAACGCCCGCGACATCGAAAACCTGCTTTTGCAACGCGACTTTCTTGAAGAAAAACTGGAACTGGCCCGCCAGCGCTACGACAACAGCGTCCTGCTCAGCCAGTCCAAATTCGGCAAGGAAGTGGACCTCAAAAACCTGCCTCGCCGGGGTTACGTGCGCGCCCCCGGCGACGGCTACATCCTGTGGCTCAACTCCAGCCTCGTGCCCGGCATGGCCTTTTCCAAACAGGCTCCCCTGGTCACCATCGGCAAACTCGATCCCATCATCGTGCGGGCCTCGGTGCACGAAATCGCCATGCAGAAGCTCAAGGCCGGCGACCCCGCCACCGTGATCTTCAACGCCTGGCCCGGCGAAAAATTCCAGACCACTATCAGCAAGGTGGACTACGTGGCCCAGCCGGCCATGTTGCAGCAACCGTCCTTTTATCTCATCGAACTGACCCTGCCCAACCCCGACCTGCGCATCAAGGAAGGCATGCGCTGCGACGTCGTGGTCGATCTGCATTAA
- a CDS encoding polysaccharide biosynthesis/export family protein, protein MLVSCARPTAPPPAASSSKNPAAASAAAPARRAVLGYGDELLVAVWRHDDLKTAVRVDEAGRIQLPLAGEVTAGGRSVSELRADLTRAYAKYLVDPQVTVTAQSLRSQTALVLGEVKSQGVVSVDHDIVLFEAIARAGGFTDNAGKSTVVLFRGMDTDKPQAYILDMKLGTGLGKGTAGFDRYLEGGDVLYVPKSTWANIDEFLGHLNAVVNAFINAERLVIFLPQLRDAINDLSQGPVNQVNTVIQQSQPVAGEYLSNRQGGVTTVQ, encoded by the coding sequence ATGCTCGTCTCCTGTGCCCGGCCCACGGCCCCGCCGCCGGCCGCTTCCTCCTCGAAAAATCCTGCCGCCGCCTCGGCCGCCGCCCCGGCCCGGCGGGCTGTTCTGGGCTACGGCGACGAGTTGCTCGTGGCCGTGTGGCGCCACGACGACCTCAAGACCGCCGTGCGGGTGGACGAAGCCGGGCGCATCCAGCTGCCCCTGGCCGGCGAGGTCACGGCCGGCGGGCGCAGCGTGTCGGAACTGCGCGCCGACCTCACCCGGGCTTACGCCAAATACCTCGTCGATCCCCAGGTGACGGTGACGGCCCAGAGCCTGCGCAGCCAGACTGCCCTGGTCCTGGGCGAGGTCAAGTCCCAGGGCGTGGTGTCCGTGGACCACGACATCGTGCTGTTCGAGGCCATCGCCCGGGCCGGCGGCTTCACCGACAACGCCGGCAAGAGCACGGTGGTGCTGTTCCGGGGCATGGATACCGACAAGCCCCAGGCCTACATCCTGGATATGAAGCTCGGGACCGGCCTTGGCAAGGGCACGGCCGGCTTCGACCGCTATCTGGAAGGCGGCGACGTGCTCTACGTGCCCAAGAGCACCTGGGCCAACATCGACGAGTTCCTGGGCCACCTAAACGCCGTGGTCAACGCCTTCATCAATGCCGAGCGCCTGGTCATCTTCCTGCCGCAGCTGCGCGACGCCATAAACGACCTGTCCCAGGGGCCGGTCAACCAGGTCAACACGGTCATCCAGCAAAGCCAGCCCGTGGCCGGAGAATATTTAAGCAATCGCCAGGGCGGCGTGACCACGGTGCAGTGA